Below is a window of Scyliorhinus torazame isolate Kashiwa2021f chromosome 21, sScyTor2.1, whole genome shotgun sequence DNA.
AATTGGCAGCTTTATTGGCAGTAATTCAAGGTTTATATTTGCTACAGTTATTTTGTGTAACCACATTTCCCTGAAGCTAAGCTGTTACATCTAACCTATCAGTTAGAGTTGTTCactctccatccatccacccctcacccacccccaataTACAACAACAACAAAGAAAAGAACACAGTTGAAGCCCTGGTTGGTCATTTTAGCTTATATTAACCAACAATAGTTCAAATACGTTTTTCATTTCGGTTCTTTTTTGGTTACTCTGTGCAGTAGGTCTTCAACCACAGTAACCAGCAGCTTGATGTCATCACTCTGCGACATGCGGTGCTCGCCACCCTTTCGCAGGATGACATCCACGTCGTCACTCGCGAGTTGTTCCGCGACCTTGATGGACGTCTGCCAAGGGACAACCTCGTCCTTCATGCTATGGATGAGCCGCACTGGGCAGGAGATGTCGATGCTGCTTTGTAGAATGCAGTGCTCCTCTGCCTCCTTTACAAAGCCATACTGAATGGCGTAGACGCCGCCCTCAATGTACCTGGTTTGCCTTGTATACACACCTGTCTTCGCAGCTTCCATTCTCGCCTGACGACGCAAGGACAGAGGATAAGCCAACACCAAAATTGACTGTGTACATCGAGTAATGACATCCATTTGTAACAAACTCAAAGTCAGATGGGTCAAATTGGGGGAGACAGtggcgtagcggtattgtcactttGCTAGTAGTCCATAGacccatgctctggggacccgggtttgaatcccgccataacagatggtgaaatttgaattcaataaaaatctggaattaaaagtcttaacggtgaccatgaaatcattggcgattgtcataaaaaaccatctggttcactggtgtcctttagggaaggaaatctgccgtccttacctggtctggcctacatgggactccagaccaacagcaacgtggttgactcttaaatgccctcggggatgggcaataaatgttggcccagccaacaTTCGATCCCATGAacgaacaaaaaataaataaaagcaaaatactgccggtggatgctggaaatctgatataaaaacagcaaatgctgctgaaactcaacaggtctggcagcatctgtgaaatgaaatgaaaatcgcttattgtcacaagtaggcttcaaatgaagttactgtgaaaagcccctagtcgccacattccggcgcctgttcggggaggctgttacaggaattgaaccgtgctgctggcctaccttggtctgctttcaaagccagcgatttagccctgtgctaaaccagcccctagagttGGATCTCTCCAGGgatactgccagatctgctgagtttatccagcattttctgtttttatttcaaaattaGACAGACTTCGGCACTGTGGAAACACTTAAACGCAACTTAAAGGAAAATATAGTCTCGGAGGGAGGATCTTTAATTCATACTGGCCAACCCTGACATTCATTGTTCTCAATCTTTATTGTATTCGAACAGGGCAAGAGGCGTTTTCAAATTAACATTTTTACGCacatttctttcccccccccccccccccccccaatataaaaTGGGGTTGCACTGTACTTGGAATAATAACGCCTGGGAACAAGGAGGAACCGTGACGTGGGCTGATCATAACTCCCTGATGACCGGGATGGTGTTTCGTGTCCTTAAAAAATAACCAGAGTTGCAATAAAAGTACAAGGTTTTAATAAGTGACAGGAAGTGTTTCCGGCTTCAGAATGTGTAGCACGAACCCTGCAGGAGTGAGAGCAAAGCTTAAATACTTCGTCACAGCTCAGTCCAGGTCAGTAAGCACATGTGCCAGAAATATTCTCACACCTCAAGCCTGCATAATGTGAATTATGTACTAAAATTGTACGTTTAGAAAAAGTGTCAAGGGAGTGAGTGAGGCCGATAGACAGATAGACTATATTTAGAGTGGGGATGTAATTACACACAATAACAACAGAAGTGGCAGCGAAAACGGTGTCTTTGAAAAGACAATGTTTTGAGTACGCGTCCTTTGTCACAATTTCTAAAGACTTGTCTGTCTTGGCTCTTTACAGAGACAAAATAATTCCAGCAACTTCCCGCCCTTGTTTCAGATCTACATATTTTGTGACATTCcctaaacaccccccaccccacacttttTATTCACAGAACTATTTAAATGCAGGTGCACTTTCAATCTCCTACCTCTGAGGGGAGCTGGTTGAAAGCAGTTACAAAGTGATCCGCTGCTGTTGCTATGCCGACCACTCCAGCCACTCTCTCTGGCCTCTCGAGGCAAGCCAATAACATGAGCCAACCGCCCATGCTGGAGCCAACAAGGATCTGAAATATAGACGTTAAAAGGAGGAGGGTCAAGTCAGTTCGGACACAAacgtatcatttaaaaaaaataaatttagagtacccaattattttttttttccaatcaaggggcagttttgcgtggccgatccacctggcctgcacatctttgggctgtggggggcgaaacccacgcagacacggggagaatgtgcaaactccatgcaaacagtgacccaggtccgggattcgaacccgggtcctcagcgctgtaggcagcagtgctaaccgctgggccATCGTTCTGCCCACAACCATCATTTTAACCCACAAACTGGAAGATTTCAAAGAACCGGTGTACAAAATGCAGGTAGCCCCTGTTGAAAGTGCATTCGAATAACGCATTTTTATTTTAGCCTGGTTTATAAATTAGGGCGGTTCTCCGCATAGTGCCGCCTCCATTTTTTTTTTGAGCACCGTTCCTCCGTCTCTCCAGTCCTTTTGTAAAATCAAACTGCCTCTTCGCTGACCACtcacagcccacacccccaccaccgctTCCATCCCTTCCATCTTGTAGCTGCCTCTCCCACCAGAGCTCCCATTTACCGCCTCTTGTCCCCTGACCCTTCCGTTCGTCGCTTCGTCCCGCCCGCCACCCCTGTCCCGAGCCCAGGAAGAGGGGTGGCGAGAGGGAAGGAAGCGAGTTAAGGAGCTGGAAGGGTGGCTAGCGGGAGGGCCGGGAGGGGCAGAAACGGCAAGCAAGTGATAAGTAGCAATAGATAGTAAGGTCGTAAGTTAGGATAAAGTTATTAAGAGAAATGTGGGGCCAATTAGGATCAAGGCAAGGCAATGTGTTTTTAGTGTAACGATTACAGGACCATTCTTGGTTGTGGGAAATTGATTTTCAGGAGTACTAAATGAAGGATAGCTGTATTGGGATTTCCACCCCCCAATACAAGTCTCTACTTTTTCTAAAATATGTCAATTTTAGAGTGAGGTGCACAAGATTAAGTAATACCACTAACCTAGTAGAACCAACTCTATCTAGACTATCTCTACACATATAGTTGGCAATTTAACAGGATGGTCCCGAAGTGTGCGGCAATTAAAAATTAATCTCCTGATGCACAAGTCGGAAGAGAAAACATgaacagcgcagtggttagcactgctgcctcacggcgctgaggacccgggttcgatcccggccccctttccgcgtggagtttgcacattct
It encodes the following:
- the LOC140398190 gene encoding palmitoyl-protein thioesterase ABHD10, mitochondrial-like; this encodes MSSLQFLTRLSLPRLAYHRISAQNPGVVFLSGYMSSMNGEKAVALENFCRSAGYSFVRFDYTGCGGSEGEFKDCLLRDWKNDVLSVLDNLTTGPQILVGSSMGGWLMLLACLERPERVAGVVGIATAADHFVTAFNQLPSEARMEAAKTGVYTRQTRYIEGGVYAIQYGFVKEAEEHCILQSSIDISCPVRLIHSMKDEVVPWQTSIKVAEQLASDDVDVILRKGGEHRMSQSDDIKLLVTVVEDLLHRVTKKEPK